The following proteins come from a genomic window of Leptospira bandrabouensis:
- a CDS encoding FAD-binding oxidoreductase, with protein sequence MLDNNKKLETNILNSVVGYKEAVLKKEELENNGSNFKEEKGLVRQKINSLHPKRLNLRVEEIRVDTVSTKTLKMVSVDGKKLPPFQAGQYINLFVSLSGVLTARPYSISSSPNDLNSYELTIKRAEGGFVSPYLLDDVKVGQEFESSGPMGSFHHNPLFHGFDLVFLAGGSGIAPAMSMLKSFLASDKNFRFHIIYSNSYEDDVIFIDELRNLASVHQNFILTEFLSREVGQNFKGYRGRLDFTTLQTLLQNAPSKMYYVCGPTPFNEHVGKLLSELGVKSGRILIESNGPPPRPDIMEGWPNSILLTKEVKVKVGDHQTFQAKVGEPLLNSLERNGYFTENACRSGECSLCRVKLKSGEVFSPPEAKIRKSDKKFGWIHSCVAFPVTDIEIQL encoded by the coding sequence ATGTTAGATAACAATAAAAAACTAGAAACAAACATTTTGAACTCTGTGGTTGGGTACAAGGAAGCGGTTTTAAAAAAAGAGGAATTGGAAAATAACGGTTCTAACTTTAAAGAAGAGAAGGGTCTTGTTCGACAAAAAATAAACAGTCTACATCCAAAGCGGCTGAACCTTCGTGTAGAAGAAATTCGTGTAGATACAGTTTCAACAAAAACCTTAAAAATGGTTTCGGTTGATGGAAAAAAATTACCTCCCTTCCAGGCCGGGCAGTATATCAATTTATTTGTTTCTCTTTCGGGTGTTCTCACTGCGAGACCTTATTCGATTTCTTCTTCACCAAATGATTTAAATTCGTATGAACTGACCATCAAACGAGCAGAAGGTGGATTTGTGAGTCCATATTTGTTGGATGATGTAAAGGTTGGACAAGAATTTGAATCTAGCGGACCAATGGGTTCGTTTCATCACAATCCTCTCTTCCATGGTTTTGATTTGGTATTCCTTGCTGGTGGATCAGGGATTGCTCCTGCAATGAGTATGTTAAAATCGTTTTTGGCATCGGACAAAAATTTTCGATTCCATATCATTTACTCTAATAGTTATGAAGATGATGTCATTTTTATTGATGAACTTCGTAACTTAGCTTCGGTTCATCAAAACTTTATTTTGACCGAGTTCCTTTCTCGGGAAGTCGGTCAAAATTTTAAAGGATACCGTGGTCGATTGGATTTTACAACATTACAAACCTTACTTCAAAACGCTCCATCAAAAATGTATTATGTTTGTGGCCCCACTCCTTTTAATGAACATGTAGGAAAACTTCTTTCTGAACTTGGAGTTAAATCGGGGCGGATCTTAATTGAAAGTAATGGCCCACCACCAAGACCCGACATAATGGAAGGTTGGCCGAATTCTATTCTTCTTACAAAGGAAGTAAAAGTCAAAGTAGGAGATCACCAAACTTTCCAAGCGAAAGTTGGAGAACCTCTTCTGAATAGTTTAGAAAGAAATGGATATTTTACCGAGAATGCTTGTCGATCGGGTGAATGTAGTTTGTGCCGAGTGAAACTAAAATCAGGAGAAGTATTCAGTCCTCCCGAAGCTAAAATTCGAAAGTCTGATAAAAAGTTCGGATGGATTCACTCTTGTGTTGCCTTTCCTGTTACCGATATAGAGATACAATTATAA
- a CDS encoding phytoene desaturase family protein, whose product MSHYDTVVIGAGNAGLMAATRLQREGSKTLLLERHNVPGGCATSFVRGDFEFEVALHQLSGVGTESNPFIMRRVFEELGVLDKIDLVQEEELYRIVMPGKLDVTLPADWEELKNHLKSLFPEEGNSIDRFFTLSEAVVNEYYFVLPRVRLSNDQEKIRTKCPNFSSYGLRSTTDVLNEFFKNEDLISVITPYWSYVGIPTTDLVFAEFIGMVYFYCVYKPWHIKGGSQMLSSALLDSFEEAGGEVRFHCAAEKILTENGAVRAVLLETGETVTCDAVVSNASPLITYHEMLDLETPPSVLKDFQSRRMGVSAVCLYLGLDCPPEELGFTTASTFVMTTSNAEVNEDRMYTLDAPDWGMVTCYNFIDLELAPKGKSVVTLVALQYGEAWKDILPEQYISTKYEFGGKLIDLVEKAYPKIRAHIEKAEVATPMTMMRYLNTPGGAIYGFKQMLQDGHLFRESLDAIDGLYSASSWTSMGGFQPTYLNGYYTARKILKRSNIRRKLKTNVTAP is encoded by the coding sequence ATGTCTCATTATGACACTGTTGTAATTGGTGCCGGTAACGCCGGTTTAATGGCCGCCACTCGATTGCAGCGAGAAGGTTCAAAAACATTGTTACTCGAGAGGCATAACGTCCCTGGTGGGTGCGCAACCTCCTTTGTGAGAGGAGATTTTGAATTTGAAGTGGCCCTCCACCAACTCAGCGGGGTGGGAACAGAATCAAATCCATTCATTATGCGCCGTGTTTTTGAAGAACTTGGTGTATTAGATAAAATAGATTTAGTTCAGGAAGAAGAACTCTATCGTATTGTGATGCCAGGAAAATTAGATGTTACATTGCCTGCCGACTGGGAAGAATTAAAAAACCATTTAAAGAGTCTTTTTCCAGAAGAAGGGAATTCGATTGATCGTTTTTTTACTCTAAGTGAAGCCGTTGTGAATGAATATTATTTTGTTTTGCCGAGAGTTAGGTTATCTAACGATCAAGAAAAAATTCGAACAAAATGTCCAAATTTTTCATCTTACGGCCTTCGTTCCACAACTGATGTATTAAATGAATTTTTTAAAAATGAAGATCTCATTAGTGTCATCACACCTTATTGGAGTTATGTTGGGATACCAACAACGGACTTGGTATTTGCTGAATTCATCGGTATGGTATATTTTTATTGTGTATATAAACCTTGGCATATCAAAGGCGGTTCCCAAATGCTTTCGAGTGCACTTCTTGATTCTTTTGAAGAAGCAGGTGGGGAAGTTCGTTTCCATTGCGCCGCAGAAAAAATTCTCACAGAGAACGGAGCTGTGCGAGCTGTTCTTCTCGAAACAGGAGAAACTGTCACTTGTGATGCTGTGGTATCAAACGCAAGTCCTCTTATCACTTACCATGAAATGTTAGATTTAGAAACGCCTCCTTCTGTTTTAAAAGATTTCCAATCAAGAAGGATGGGTGTATCAGCCGTATGCCTTTATTTGGGTTTGGATTGTCCTCCTGAAGAATTAGGCTTCACAACTGCTTCCACCTTTGTAATGACAACTTCTAATGCAGAGGTCAATGAAGACCGTATGTATACTTTGGATGCTCCTGATTGGGGAATGGTGACTTGTTATAATTTTATTGATTTGGAACTTGCTCCAAAAGGGAAATCGGTAGTCACTCTTGTGGCCTTACAATATGGGGAGGCTTGGAAGGATATACTTCCTGAACAATATATTTCCACAAAGTACGAGTTTGGTGGTAAACTAATTGATCTTGTTGAAAAAGCATATCCTAAAATTAGAGCACATATTGAAAAGGCAGAAGTTGCCACACCAATGACGATGATGCGTTATCTGAATACACCGGGTGGGGCCATATATGGTTTCAAACAAATGTTACAAGATGGGCATTTGTTTCGTGAATCTTTGGATGCAATTGATGGACTTTATTCTGCCAGCAGTTGGACCAGTATGGGTGGGTTCCAACCAACCTATTTGAATGGTTATTATACTGCACGGAAAATTTTAAAACGTTCGAACATCCGTCGTAAATTAAAAACAAATGTTACGGCTCCATGA
- a CDS encoding TetR/AcrR family transcriptional regulator, which yields MAGKKEKIDKPTSSYHHGDLRPALISAARSLLQNQGADALSLRSIASAIGVTHMAPYAHFKGKQELLQSVAASGYDELAANMLAAQKKHPKVQGRMMAYHYGVEYIHFAIASPNLYRLMMNQIDLEKKMGSDPHEREIWLSSQRPFRLLFAAFANEKVSKKLAHARALGAWATVHGIASLAIDGHLVLPKGMDVIQLFKATVSSSVDLG from the coding sequence ATGGCCGGGAAAAAAGAGAAAATAGACAAACCTACCAGTTCCTACCATCACGGTGACCTTCGCCCTGCACTCATTTCTGCTGCGCGAAGTCTGTTACAAAACCAAGGGGCCGATGCCCTTTCCTTACGATCCATCGCTTCTGCCATAGGTGTCACACATATGGCCCCTTATGCTCACTTTAAGGGGAAACAAGAATTGCTACAGTCGGTAGCCGCATCGGGGTATGATGAACTGGCTGCGAATATGCTTGCTGCCCAAAAAAAACATCCGAAAGTCCAAGGTCGAATGATGGCCTATCATTACGGTGTGGAATACATCCATTTTGCAATCGCAAGTCCCAACCTTTACCGATTGATGATGAACCAAATTGATTTGGAAAAAAAAATGGGATCCGATCCACACGAAAGAGAAATATGGCTGAGTTCACAACGTCCCTTTCGTTTGTTGTTTGCTGCCTTTGCAAATGAAAAAGTTAGTAAAAAGTTAGCACATGCCAGAGCACTTGGAGCTTGGGCCACTGTACATGGAATTGCTTCTCTTGCCATTGATGGACATTTAGTCCTTCCGAAAGGAATGGATGTGATACAATTATTCAAAGCAACTGTTAGTTCCTCAGTGGATCTAGGATAA